One stretch of Candidatus Angelobacter sp. DNA includes these proteins:
- a CDS encoding DUF554 domain-containing protein — MPFALPLAHGSVPGVVGTIINAAAILMGGAAGLMTKKTIPVAHQNMLKILLGVFTVYAGLSATWGALGGGFPRVLKQLAIVLASLMLGNLTGNLLRIQKSLNRLGRHAKQMISGARPAGGYGFSDGFVTGSILFCAAPLAILGSLDDGLAGDIKPLAIKAVMDALTTMALVRTLGWGVTSAAIPVVAGQGTITLLAKLAQPWLAKYSLVDPVNAVTGLLVFCVALVILELKKIELVNYLPGLIYAPLLTWLWR; from the coding sequence TTGCCCTTTGCACTTCCACTGGCGCATGGTTCAGTTCCCGGCGTGGTCGGGACCATCATCAACGCCGCGGCAATTCTCATGGGAGGCGCCGCCGGGCTGATGACCAAAAAGACGATTCCGGTTGCCCATCAAAACATGCTCAAGATTCTTCTGGGTGTCTTCACGGTTTACGCGGGCCTGAGCGCAACCTGGGGTGCGCTGGGCGGCGGTTTTCCCCGTGTCCTCAAGCAACTGGCCATCGTCCTTGCGTCGCTCATGCTCGGCAATCTGACGGGCAACCTGCTGCGCATCCAGAAATCCCTCAACCGCCTCGGTCGGCACGCCAAACAAATGATTTCGGGCGCGCGTCCGGCGGGCGGGTACGGGTTCAGTGACGGCTTTGTCACCGGTTCAATTCTGTTTTGCGCCGCGCCTCTGGCCATCCTGGGGTCGCTCGACGACGGGCTGGCCGGAGACATCAAACCGCTCGCGATCAAAGCCGTGATGGATGCCCTGACGACGATGGCTCTGGTCAGGACACTCGGCTGGGGAGTGACGTCAGCAGCCATCCCGGTCGTCGCCGGCCAGGGCACCATCACCCTCCTGGCCAAACTGGCGCAGCCGTGGCTGGCAAAATATTCACTCGTCGATCCTGTCAACGCCGTCACCGGACTTCTGGTCTTCTGCGTCGCCCTGGTCATCCTCGAATTGAAAAAAATCGAACTGGT